The genome window TAACTTTTTTGGAGGAAGAAGGATATACAACAAAGGTTGTTATTGAACAAATAAGAGAAATCGTAGATGGAATTTGGAATAGGTTTAGGAGCTTTCTACTGTCATATTCCCAACAGCAAGAGCTAATAAACATACAAAGCAATAGGAAAGGTAATGAAATAACTAATTATATTCCTCAAATGATATTGGTTATAACAATAATATTTTATGCTATAACAAGAGATATCATAATTACCCTCATTATGATCATTCTAGCGTTATCAATATCACTCAGTAGAAGAAAAAATACATAACTTAAAGAAAATTACTCTATTTTGATTGATACTGAACCCTCTACGGGTATCCTTATAGTCAACACGCCATTTTCGTACTTAGCTGTAACTGAAGAGTCCCTCTTAACCTTTACCGGTAAATGAATTACCTTATGTATCTTGAGAGGCCTCTGAGTAGTGTATTTGGTACCTATATATTGTATTTCCCTTTCAGCGTTAATTATCAACTCGTTTTGTGCAGATATTCTTACATTTATTTTATCCTTATTAAAACCCGCTAAGTCCGCAACAACTACTAGCTCTCCTCCTTCTTCATACATATCTATTGGTGGAATAATTGATTCGTAGAATTCCCTAGATAGTTCATCTAATCTTTTACCAATTTCTCTAATTATCACATTCATCATAATTTATCACCTTCTCATTCTCCATAGAGCCTTGAGCAATCTATAGATTAGATACCATCTCAGAATTCTTCTCATAAATATAGCATAGTAAAATTGTGATATAAATATTACGTACATGTTAGTACATTCGCTCTCAGTTAGCATGGCTCGGGTTCATCACAGATCAAGCCGAGCCCTTCTCAGCATCAGATTAAAACCAATGTGAGTACTACAAAAGCCGCTGCTATGGTAACCAATGTAGAACCAATAATAAATAAATCATTTCTAATCCGGGGAAAGAGATTAAAATAAGCTAAGCCAACATACGTAGCTCCAAATATGGCCATGACTAAAGCTATAATCAAGAAGGAAATCTTAACAAATGTTGCTGGTGGAATCATTTTCTATCCTATTCTCTATTCTCAGGCGGAATATATATGTCTTATGATAATGAAAATAGTTAACTAATATTATGATTCTAATATATAGTACTACTGAAGAAAGTTCAGTAGGAAAAACGCTTAAAAGTTTTTGTATAAAGACAAAAAATATGGAATGGAAAGTAATTATCACAGCAATTCTTTTAATTATATCTCTTATCCCATTAACCTCAACGTATCATAGTGATGCTAAACCCTTGCCATTGTCTTCATTAAATCCTAATGACCCGGGCATAACTTTTTACGACGAACAAATATTTATGACGCTAAACTCATATCCAGTTAGTACAAATTTAGTAGCTTATGTAAAAGTAATTGCTCAGACTAGTGATTCTGGTTACGGACCAGCGTATTTACTGAATGCAATAACTAATAATGACTGGTGGTATCAAGTTGGTGTAGCCTATAATTGGCCTTATACAAATGGCTCATTTGACCCAGGATTTCACATGATCTACATGGTTTGGAATAGCAGTGGAGATCCAGTACTTGGCCCAGTTTTGCTTAACTTCAACGGAAATGTAAATAGTGGAGATGAAATAATGTTGGAAATTGAAATATCAAATGGTAATATAGTACTTTCTGCATACGATAATACCACCGGTTCTAAAGCTATTGCCACTGTTAACGCTAATGGTGCATCAAATATTGTTACAGATCTTAACTTTTTACATGGCTACATAACTGGATTAATGACAGAATGGTACCACCTTAGAGCATATTTTGGAGGTGAACTTGGAGTAGTATATAGATTGCAACATTTAGCAACTAGCTTCACTTTAGGTGTTAACGAAATCTATTTAACCTCCCCTCCACAAAGTATAGCTTCTAATGAGATAGCGTATTCAGTCTTAAACAACTATACCTTCTATAATTTATCCTATATAGAAGCATATACTGCGTCAAATGGATATTACTTTATAACTGGCAATCTGTATCCAATATTCTTAAATTATAAAGTAATTGGAGGCAGTTTTAATATACCTATAAACATTACATACTTTTACGACGGCTCTAAAGAGATCACAAGATTACCTTCCTTGATTTTCGTTGATACTAACACCAATATAAGTATGCCATCTATTGTTTTAGAAGGGTTAAGTAGAATTATTAGCCTAAATTCTACGCCAATTCTGGCAACTAGAAGTGGTAATCTAACAGTGTATTATCAACTTCAGTATTTTATTAATATAAACATCCCTGTAAATGCGAGTATTAATGGAATTTATACAACTCTAAGCAGTGGATGGTATAATGCATCCATAAAAGTTCTAATCAGCCCATTTACATATTATCCTAACAGTTCAAGAATAATGGTATTTTCTTATCCAACGACTCAGTTTATATTAAATAGCCCCATAAATCTCAGTATAACTTATATTTTACAGTATTACGTGCATGTTGACTCATTAACTCCACTTTTTGGATCAATAAATGGTACTAATGCTACAATTTTCTCAGGATGGTATAATCAGAATACTATTATACAGATTTATAATATAACATTCTATCAGAGTAATGAAACTAGAGCGTTAATTACTAAAATTCTACCTGCAAACAAAATCCTCGTAAATATGTCTTATACAATAACTGTAAATGAGTTAGTGCAATATTTTATTACTGTAAAGTCACAAATACCCATTTATGCGCTCATAAATGGAACCAACAGTACGTTAACCAGCAATTGGTATAATAAAGGGACATTTATTAATGTAGAAAACATAACATATTATGGACCAAATAATGAATATAGATACGTAATAGCTAGTATCTTACCTTCTAGAAACATTACAGTTGAAAATCCAATTACAATATCAATAATAACTGTAAAGCAATACCCCTTGTCTGTTTATTCTAAGATTCCAGTTTACGCTTTAGTCAACGGTACTAACGAGACATTACAAAAATACTCTTGGTTCAATACTGGAACTAGAATACAGATAGAGAATATCACATACTATATAAATAGTACTGCACGACTTCTTATAGAAAAAATTTTACCCTATTCAAACTTTACATTACTCCAACCAATTAATATAACTATAATTACACTACCTCAGTATTTCTTAAATGTTAGTAGTAGCTACCCAGTATATATATTATTTAATGGTAAAAATACTACTTTAAGTGACGGATGGTATAATAACGGTACTGAAATTAAATTGTATCCAATTTGGTATATTAACCAGACTGAAAGACAAAAGTTAATGAGTATTAGTCTAAATGGAAAGCCAACTTCCAATAATGTCATAATAGTTGATGGACCAATCTCTCTAAAATTAGACTATATAATACAATATTATATAAGTTTAATTTCAATTATACCAATTAAGGCCTTAATCAATTCAACCTTGACAAATTTCACTCCGGGGTGGTATAATAGCGGAACACTTATTTCATTCATAAACATGACATACTACGTTTCCAATAATACCAGATATATAATATTATCTATAGTACCATTTAACTTAACAGTAAATACTAGCGTAACTGTAAAGGTAACTACGCTAAGGGAGTACTTAGTTATTATAAATACACCCGTATTAATTACGGTTGCAAATAAGACTATAAATACCAGCGAAATATGGGTACCAGCTGGACAATCTATATC of Sulfolobus sp. E5-1-F contains these proteins:
- the hsp14 gene encoding archaeal heat shock protein Hsp14, yielding MMNVIIREIGKRLDELSREFYESIIPPIDMYEEGGELVVVADLAGFNKDKINVRISAQNELIINAEREIQYIGTKYTTQRPLKIHKVIHLPVKVKRDSSVTAKYENGVLTIRIPVEGSVSIKIE